A genomic stretch from Algoriphagus halophilus includes:
- a CDS encoding gluconate 2-dehydrogenase subunit 3 family protein produces MNRRENLKLLFTGSLGTGLILTGCSPEEQAMPQVHLLEGGTIGGRTEEEIQRDQELLSETFFTQDERRKLSTLVDIILPKDSESPSATEVGVVDFMEFMMKDQPGNQTRMRGGLMWLDFESDEKFGKPFNELTESQVLEIVDLVAWPDRASEEYQGGVRWFNLLRNLTCSGYFSTQAGWDYIGYKGNQPNVWDGVPQEVMDKHGLKLDEKYIPIYLKPEERGVVAQWDEAGNLIG; encoded by the coding sequence ATGAACAGAAGAGAAAACTTAAAGCTACTTTTTACCGGTTCACTTGGTACTGGTTTGATCTTGACTGGATGCTCACCAGAAGAGCAGGCAATGCCTCAGGTGCATTTACTGGAGGGAGGAACCATTGGAGGGAGAACTGAAGAAGAAATACAGCGGGATCAGGAATTGTTATCGGAGACTTTTTTCACCCAGGATGAACGCAGGAAATTAAGCACCTTAGTGGATATCATTTTGCCCAAAGATTCCGAATCTCCTTCGGCAACAGAAGTAGGGGTAGTGGACTTTATGGAGTTTATGATGAAGGACCAACCGGGTAATCAAACCAGAATGCGAGGAGGATTGATGTGGTTGGATTTTGAGTCTGACGAAAAATTTGGCAAACCATTCAATGAACTTACCGAAAGTCAAGTATTGGAAATCGTGGACCTGGTGGCTTGGCCGGATAGGGCTTCAGAGGAATATCAAGGAGGAGTTAGGTGGTTCAATCTATTGAGAAATCTGACCTGTTCTGGCTATTTTTCTACACAAGCTGGTTGGGATTATATCGGATATAAAGGAAATCAACCCAATGTCTGGGATGGGGTACCACAAGAGGTGATGGACAAGCATGGCTTAAAACTAGATGAAAAATACATTCCCATATACCTCAAACCTGAAGAGCGTGGAGTAGTGGCTCAATGGGATGAAGCTGGTAATTTGATAGGATAA
- a CDS encoding amidase — protein sequence MKKYYPAIYTLLCLGVILSCKSNEYGFTDKDIKGSQKLIGLNFEKPAIETMSGYLGRNKSGYDSLRSYEISNETFPAITFDPHPLGFVFPEKVENPEFIIPEQVEVPENFEELAFYTIPQLASLIKNKKVTSEELTRLFIDRIKRYDDQLESVITLTEDLAMKQAKQADKELAAGNYRGILHGIPYGVKDLMAVEGYPTTWGAAPYKDQMIDYTATVVKKLEDQGAVLVAKLVSGSLARGDVWFGGKTKNPWDTTQGASGSSAGSGSATSAGLVPFALGTETLGSITAPATRNGVTGLRPTYGRVSRAGVMSLSWSMDKIGPLARTAEDCEIIFSAIYGKDEKDPSTNEIPFNHVSKSPKELKVAYLKKDLDKDTTAMGNNLRASLEVFKAMGVEPDSIALPENFPYSGFDIILRAEAGAFFDELVRSGEVDLMVEQHGGSRANSLRQSRFIPAVEYLQANRQRRQLIEEVNQLFQEYDVIIAPSFGGRQLLITNLTGHPVISVPNGFDKKERPTSFTLIGNLYDEGSILALAKAFQDATDFEEKHPPKFID from the coding sequence ATGAAGAAATATTATCCTGCTATTTACACCCTGCTTTGTCTAGGAGTGATTTTAAGTTGTAAATCCAACGAATATGGGTTTACAGACAAGGACATAAAAGGTAGTCAAAAGCTGATAGGTCTGAATTTTGAAAAGCCTGCAATAGAAACCATGAGCGGGTATTTAGGGAGGAATAAGTCAGGGTATGATAGCTTGAGAAGCTATGAAATTTCCAATGAAACCTTTCCTGCAATAACTTTTGATCCACATCCCTTGGGTTTTGTTTTTCCTGAGAAAGTTGAAAATCCTGAATTCATTATTCCTGAACAGGTAGAAGTACCGGAAAACTTTGAAGAGCTTGCCTTTTACACCATACCCCAGCTTGCCTCATTGATCAAGAACAAGAAAGTGACCTCAGAGGAGCTTACCCGTCTTTTTATTGATAGAATCAAACGCTATGATGATCAGTTGGAATCTGTAATTACGCTTACTGAGGATTTGGCAATGAAACAGGCCAAACAAGCAGACAAAGAACTAGCTGCCGGTAACTACAGAGGGATTCTACATGGTATCCCTTATGGCGTAAAAGACCTGATGGCAGTAGAAGGATATCCCACCACTTGGGGAGCAGCACCTTACAAAGATCAAATGATTGATTATACCGCTACAGTGGTTAAAAAATTGGAAGACCAAGGAGCAGTCTTAGTAGCCAAATTAGTTTCCGGTTCCCTTGCAAGAGGTGATGTATGGTTTGGAGGGAAAACCAAGAATCCTTGGGATACTACCCAGGGAGCTAGTGGCTCATCGGCAGGATCAGGTTCTGCGACTTCAGCAGGATTGGTCCCCTTTGCTTTAGGAACAGAAACGTTAGGCTCAATTACCGCTCCGGCTACCAGAAATGGAGTTACGGGTTTACGCCCAACCTATGGAAGAGTCAGTAGGGCTGGAGTGATGAGCTTGAGTTGGTCAATGGATAAAATTGGGCCTTTAGCGAGGACCGCTGAGGATTGCGAAATCATTTTCAGTGCGATTTATGGAAAAGATGAAAAAGACCCAAGTACCAATGAGATTCCATTCAACCATGTTTCTAAAAGCCCAAAAGAGTTAAAAGTAGCCTATCTGAAGAAAGATTTGGACAAGGATACCACTGCAATGGGGAATAATCTCCGGGCATCTTTGGAAGTTTTTAAAGCAATGGGGGTAGAACCTGACTCCATCGCCTTGCCGGAAAATTTTCCTTATTCAGGTTTTGACATTATCCTCAGAGCGGAGGCGGGAGCTTTCTTTGACGAGTTGGTTCGATCGGGAGAAGTGGATTTGATGGTAGAACAGCATGGGGGCTCCAGGGCAAATTCTTTGAGACAGTCCCGTTTTATCCCTGCGGTGGAATATTTACAGGCTAATCGTCAGCGAAGGCAATTGATTGAAGAGGTCAATCAGTTGTTCCAGGAATACGATGTGATCATTGCTCCAAGCTTTGGTGGGAGACAATTACTTATTACCAATCTTACCGGGCATCCAGTAATTTCAGTTCCCAATGGATTTGACAAAAAAGAACGGCCAACTAGTTTTACGTTAATAGGAAATTTATATGATGAAGGTAGTATTCTGGCATTGGCCAAGGCGTTTCAGGATGCAACTGATTTTGAAGAAAAACATCCGCCAAAATTTATTGATTAG
- a CDS encoding GMC family oxidoreductase, translating to MSLQIKSTTEAYDVIIVGSGAGGGMASKILSEAGLTVAVVEAGGDFDPAKEEDRTQLRPPWESPRRGAGTQIRPFGDFDAAIGGWEMEGEPYTRKNGTQFDWFRSRMVGGRTNHWGRISLRFGPNDFKRASIDGLGDDWPIGYDDLKPYYDKVDQLIGVFGSKEGIYNEPDGFFLPPPKPRLHELFIKKGADKANIPMIPGRLSMLTRPINNERGVCFFCRQCNRACQVYADFSAGTCLVHPAMKKGKVDLYTHSMVRKVTTNEEGKATGVSFVSKQDMKEYKLRSRVVVLGASACESARIMMNSKSKTYPNGIGGDSGVLGRYLHDSTGASRSGILPALFGRDRYNEDGVGGMHMYTPWWLDNQKLDFARGYHIEYGGGMSQPGYGEGSGMDSMRKYLKDEFGNPKEGGGYGEGLKKDVRTLYGARIGMAGRGESVPRYDNYCEIDPDTVDKYGIPVLRFHYNWTDQEIKQAKHMQDTFEEILTNAGAILLGKKQGPETQYGLAAPGRIIHEVGTVRMGNDPKTSVLNSNCQSHDCDNLFVVDAGPFVSQADKNPTWTILALSWRTSDYIIDQLKKKNI from the coding sequence ATGAGTTTACAAATCAAATCAACTACAGAAGCCTATGATGTGATCATTGTGGGATCTGGAGCGGGAGGTGGAATGGCCTCCAAAATTTTATCAGAAGCAGGGCTTACGGTAGCGGTGGTTGAGGCCGGTGGAGATTTTGATCCTGCCAAGGAAGAAGATAGAACCCAATTGCGACCACCTTGGGAATCCCCGAGAAGAGGGGCAGGGACACAGATTAGGCCTTTTGGTGATTTTGATGCTGCCATCGGTGGATGGGAAATGGAAGGGGAACCTTATACAAGAAAAAACGGAACTCAATTTGACTGGTTCCGGTCTAGAATGGTGGGAGGAAGAACCAATCACTGGGGGAGGATTTCGCTTCGATTCGGTCCTAACGATTTTAAAAGAGCGAGTATTGATGGACTGGGGGATGATTGGCCGATCGGTTATGATGACTTGAAGCCCTATTACGATAAAGTAGACCAATTGATAGGTGTATTTGGTTCAAAAGAGGGTATTTATAATGAACCTGATGGTTTTTTTCTTCCTCCTCCCAAACCCAGGTTACACGAACTGTTCATTAAAAAGGGAGCTGACAAGGCCAATATCCCGATGATTCCAGGGCGACTTTCCATGCTGACCCGTCCGATCAATAATGAGCGAGGAGTTTGTTTTTTCTGTCGTCAATGTAACCGTGCCTGTCAGGTCTATGCAGATTTCTCGGCTGGTACTTGTCTGGTCCATCCAGCTATGAAAAAAGGAAAGGTGGATTTGTATACCCATTCCATGGTTCGGAAAGTTACTACCAATGAGGAAGGAAAAGCCACTGGGGTTTCTTTTGTGAGCAAACAGGATATGAAAGAATACAAATTGAGATCCAGAGTAGTGGTCTTGGGTGCATCTGCTTGCGAATCTGCCAGAATCATGATGAATTCCAAATCAAAGACTTATCCCAACGGGATTGGAGGTGACTCGGGGGTTTTGGGAAGATACCTGCATGATTCTACCGGTGCCAGTAGGTCCGGGATTCTACCTGCCCTATTTGGTAGAGATCGCTACAATGAAGATGGAGTTGGAGGAATGCATATGTATACTCCTTGGTGGTTGGATAATCAGAAGCTGGACTTTGCAAGGGGGTACCATATCGAATATGGAGGAGGAATGAGTCAACCTGGGTATGGGGAAGGATCAGGGATGGATTCCATGCGTAAATACCTGAAGGATGAATTCGGGAACCCCAAAGAAGGAGGAGGCTATGGTGAAGGTTTGAAAAAGGACGTGCGGACTCTCTATGGAGCAAGAATTGGGATGGCAGGAAGAGGAGAGAGCGTTCCTCGGTATGACAATTACTGTGAGATTGACCCAGATACTGTAGACAAATATGGTATCCCTGTACTTCGCTTTCATTACAATTGGACAGATCAGGAAATCAAGCAGGCCAAACATATGCAAGATACATTTGAAGAGATTTTGACCAATGCAGGGGCCATCCTATTGGGTAAGAAACAGGGCCCTGAAACACAATATGGCTTGGCAGCTCCTGGAAGAATTATTCATGAAGTAGGAACGGTAAGAATGGGGAATGATCCTAAAACATCTGTGCTCAATTCCAACTGCCAGTCCCACGACTGTGATAACCTATTTGTAGTAGATGCAGGGCCATTTGTTTCCCAGGCAGATAAAAACCCGACGTGGACGATTCTGGCCTTGAGCTGGAGAACTTCCGATTATATTATTGATCAGTTAAAAAAGAAAAATATCTAG
- a CDS encoding sulfite oxidase: MSKADVTKSLQSPNHSLQGRRGFLKKSILASIAATLGAEIVHASKIPEGYIPLGVSMQSNPMEGKNEEMVIRNELPWNVEAKPHLLDDSITPFDKIFIRNNGIMPEEVDAANWTLTIGGESAEQEKTYTIADLKKNFKSYTYQLVLECGGNGRAGFYPPASGNQWEEGAVYCSEWTGVRLKDVLQDVGIKSDAIYIGYYGADKHLNGKPDEVVISRGVPLAKALQDETLIAWSLNGKDIPLPHGSPLRLVCGGWPASASGKWLHKLVVRNQVHDGPKMMGDAYRVPAYPVAPGQKVPDEDMRIIESMPVKSLITYPKSGAMFGLEKKLQVRGKAWAGELQVSSMEVSTDFGATWKKCALKAPANRLAWQEWSVELSFPKKGYYEIWAKATDSEGTAQPMVIPGWNPKGYLNNACHRIAVKVS; encoded by the coding sequence ATGTCAAAAGCTGACGTAACCAAAAGCCTACAGTCTCCCAATCATTCTTTGCAAGGAAGAAGAGGGTTCTTGAAAAAAAGTATCCTCGCTTCTATAGCAGCCACCTTAGGAGCAGAAATCGTGCATGCTTCGAAGATACCTGAAGGGTATATTCCCCTTGGAGTATCCATGCAATCCAACCCCATGGAAGGTAAAAATGAGGAAATGGTTATTCGGAATGAACTTCCTTGGAATGTAGAAGCGAAACCGCATTTATTGGACGATTCCATTACTCCATTTGATAAAATTTTTATTCGAAACAATGGAATCATGCCTGAGGAAGTGGATGCAGCCAATTGGACCTTGACTATTGGTGGAGAATCGGCTGAACAAGAAAAAACGTATACGATTGCAGATCTTAAAAAGAACTTCAAATCTTATACCTACCAACTGGTTCTGGAATGTGGTGGAAATGGTCGGGCAGGGTTCTATCCTCCTGCTTCTGGCAACCAATGGGAAGAGGGAGCAGTGTATTGTTCAGAATGGACGGGGGTTCGTCTTAAGGATGTCTTGCAAGACGTGGGCATCAAATCAGACGCGATTTATATTGGGTATTATGGTGCGGACAAACATTTAAATGGAAAACCTGATGAGGTGGTAATTTCTAGAGGTGTTCCTCTTGCTAAAGCATTACAAGATGAGACATTGATTGCATGGTCATTGAATGGGAAAGATATTCCATTACCTCATGGCTCTCCGCTTAGGCTGGTATGTGGAGGTTGGCCTGCTTCTGCTTCGGGTAAATGGCTTCATAAATTGGTGGTCAGAAATCAAGTTCATGATGGACCAAAGATGATGGGAGATGCTTATAGAGTACCCGCGTATCCTGTTGCACCTGGTCAAAAAGTTCCGGATGAGGATATGAGAATCATTGAATCCATGCCAGTCAAATCCTTAATCACCTATCCAAAATCAGGGGCCATGTTTGGCTTGGAAAAAAAATTACAGGTAAGAGGTAAAGCTTGGGCAGGTGAACTGCAAGTATCTTCGATGGAAGTATCTACTGATTTTGGGGCTACTTGGAAAAAATGTGCCTTGAAAGCCCCTGCCAATCGACTGGCATGGCAGGAATGGTCTGTGGAACTATCCTTTCCCAAAAAGGGCTATTATGAAATTTGGGCAAAGGCTACGGATAGCGAGGGAACTGCACAACCGATGGTAATCCCCGGATGGAACCCCAAAGGATACCTAAATAATGCTTGCCATAGAATTGCTGTAAAAGTTAGCTAA
- a CDS encoding class I SAM-dependent methyltransferase: MELGHISDEEFDSHYPLRVQKVSGTQWTPISVVKKAIAYLGVDDEQSILDIGSGAGKFCLIAGSLGNSKVIGIEKNKSLVKLSQKLMDEFGLKNVNFIHGDIKDLDFSQFDHFYFFNAFEEHVNLDDQLDKELMMDPEYYQSMIDWINQKFDDAPKGTKIVTYCGDCREIPDSYSLVKSSNRGKLRFWVKRD, translated from the coding sequence ATGGAATTAGGGCATATTTCAGATGAAGAATTTGATTCTCATTACCCTCTTAGAGTTCAAAAGGTCTCAGGGACCCAATGGACACCAATTTCGGTGGTAAAGAAAGCAATAGCTTATTTAGGGGTAGATGATGAGCAATCCATTTTAGATATTGGATCAGGTGCAGGTAAATTCTGTTTAATTGCGGGTTCCCTTGGCAATTCCAAAGTGATAGGAATAGAGAAGAACAAAAGCTTGGTCAAATTATCCCAAAAACTTATGGATGAATTCGGCCTTAAAAATGTGAATTTTATCCATGGAGATATCAAGGACCTTGACTTTTCCCAATTTGATCACTTTTACTTTTTTAATGCATTTGAAGAACATGTGAATCTGGATGATCAACTGGATAAAGAATTAATGATGGATCCTGAATATTATCAATCCATGATTGACTGGATTAATCAGAAGTTTGATGATGCACCAAAAGGAACGAAAATTGTGACTTACTGCGGAGATTGTCGGGAAATCCCAGATAGTTATAGTTTGGTTAAATCCAGTAATCGAGGGAAACTTAGATTTTGGGTTAAAAGAGATTGA
- a CDS encoding collagen-like triple helix repeat-containing protein, translating into MKNIQPKILSFLFLIFICFSACEGPEGPQGIKGDTGETGAIGPQGATGAAGQQGPQGEQGPQGEQGPQGEQGPQGEPGTPAQVIYSDWITVKKTDWTFIPAGTYPFLTPAKPGRYVDILSSNFTSSVVNNGIVLVYAKFCQNSWMPDEITALPFDMYYDAGTWDYLFHTMDTGLLRLYILHKGTRPAPDNQIISLCDNQFRYVIIPGVIPGGRLNPEVDYSNYEETMKYFNIPL; encoded by the coding sequence ATGAAAAACATTCAACCAAAAATTCTCTCATTCCTTTTTCTAATTTTTATTTGTTTTAGTGCCTGTGAAGGACCCGAGGGTCCTCAGGGTATAAAAGGAGACACTGGTGAAACTGGAGCCATAGGTCCACAAGGAGCGACAGGGGCCGCCGGTCAGCAAGGTCCTCAAGGTGAACAAGGACCTCAGGGCGAGCAGGGTCCTCAGGGTGAGCAAGGTCCTCAAGGAGAACCGGGTACACCTGCACAAGTAATTTATTCAGACTGGATTACTGTCAAGAAAACTGATTGGACCTTCATTCCAGCAGGTACTTATCCGTTTTTGACTCCAGCAAAACCAGGAAGGTATGTAGATATTCTATCCTCAAATTTTACTTCTAGCGTGGTAAATAATGGGATCGTACTTGTTTACGCAAAGTTTTGTCAAAACTCCTGGATGCCAGATGAAATAACGGCATTACCATTTGATATGTATTACGATGCTGGTACTTGGGATTACTTATTCCATACCATGGATACTGGCTTATTAAGACTGTATATCCTACATAAGGGAACTAGACCTGCTCCTGATAACCAAATAATTTCACTTTGTGACAATCAATTCCGATATGTCATCATCCCAGGCGTGATTCCAGGTGGAAGGCTAAACCCTGAAGTGGATTATAGCAATTATGAGGAAACCATGAAGTATTTCAATATCCCTTTGTAA
- a CDS encoding helix-turn-helix domain-containing protein, with protein MKLFIKYMVSLRCKMMVKEELHKLGIHPMTVDLGMVELAEDLSEMQLLRLKTNLKKSGLELLDDKKSIIIEKIKNIIVEMIHYSDELPKVNYSDYISEHLGYDYTYLANIFSEVKGITIQQFIILHKIEKVKELLIYDELNLTEISYKMHYSSVAHLSNQFKKVTGLTPTFYKNLKNKRKKNLENI; from the coding sequence ATGAAGCTATTTATAAAATACATGGTCAGTTTGCGCTGCAAAATGATGGTTAAAGAAGAGCTTCATAAACTGGGGATTCATCCAATGACTGTGGATTTGGGGATGGTCGAGTTGGCGGAAGATCTAAGCGAGATGCAGCTCTTGAGATTAAAAACTAACTTGAAAAAGTCTGGATTGGAGTTACTGGATGATAAAAAAAGTATCATCATAGAAAAGATTAAAAACATCATCGTTGAGATGATCCATTATTCCGACGAGCTTCCAAAGGTTAACTATTCAGATTACATCAGCGAACATTTAGGATATGATTATACCTATTTGGCAAATATTTTTTCCGAGGTAAAAGGGATTACTATCCAACAATTCATTATCCTTCATAAAATTGAAAAGGTAAAGGAGTTGCTGATCTATGATGAGTTAAATCTGACTGAAATTTCCTATAAAATGCATTACAGTAGTGTCGCCCATCTTTCCAATCAATTTAAAAAAGTCACAGGATTGACTCCTACTTTTTATAAAAACCTGAAAAATAAGCGAAAGAAAAATTTAGAGAATATTTAG
- a CDS encoding aldo/keto reductase, with the protein MKYNLIGNTGLLVSELCFGTMTFGGQDAGMWDQIGKLQQKEVNDMLSAVVDSGINFIDTANVYSYGQSEQLLGQGLIDLKVPRDEIVIATKVLARMNDKPNSTGLSRYHIFNSVEASLKRLQLDYVDILYVHGVDPATSLEETVRALNDIVESGKVRYISICNWPAWMVAKAQAIAQYNGYHKFIGLQYYYAAISRDIEHELVPMALDHNLAIFPWSPLAGGFLTGKFTREGADSGARRANFDFPPIDKEKAYDLVDVMGGIAQVHDASIAQVALAWVRQQPGITSTIIGAKTLDQLHANIASTEVQLTEADLDNIDKVSPLPKQYPGWMVERQSAYRK; encoded by the coding sequence ATGAAATACAATTTAATTGGTAATACGGGTTTACTGGTATCTGAATTATGTTTTGGAACCATGACTTTTGGAGGACAGGATGCAGGGATGTGGGATCAAATTGGAAAACTTCAGCAAAAGGAAGTAAACGATATGCTTTCGGCGGTAGTGGACTCGGGCATTAATTTTATTGACACAGCGAATGTGTATTCCTATGGACAATCCGAACAACTATTAGGTCAGGGTTTAATTGATCTGAAAGTTCCAAGAGATGAAATAGTGATTGCTACCAAGGTATTAGCAAGAATGAATGACAAACCGAATAGTACCGGATTATCTCGCTATCATATTTTTAATTCTGTAGAGGCAAGTTTAAAACGTTTGCAGTTGGATTATGTGGATATATTATATGTGCATGGGGTAGATCCAGCAACTTCATTGGAGGAAACGGTTCGTGCACTGAATGATATTGTAGAATCAGGGAAAGTTAGGTACATCTCAATATGTAATTGGCCAGCATGGATGGTAGCAAAAGCTCAGGCAATTGCTCAGTATAATGGCTATCATAAATTCATCGGTCTTCAATATTATTATGCAGCGATAAGTAGGGATATTGAGCATGAATTGGTTCCAATGGCTCTAGACCATAATTTGGCGATTTTTCCTTGGAGCCCACTCGCAGGAGGATTCTTAACAGGTAAGTTTACCAGGGAAGGGGCCGATTCAGGAGCTAGAAGGGCGAATTTTGATTTTCCGCCTATTGATAAAGAGAAGGCTTATGATTTGGTAGACGTAATGGGAGGAATCGCACAGGTACATGATGCGAGCATTGCTCAGGTTGCTTTGGCATGGGTGAGACAACAACCTGGGATTACCAGTACTATCATTGGAGCTAAAACTTTAGATCAGTTACATGCAAATATAGCTTCCACAGAAGTTCAGTTGACGGAAGCTGATTTGGATAATATTGATAAAGTAAGCCCACTTCCAAAGCAATATCCAGGATGGATGGTAGAGAGACAGTCCGCATATAGGAAGTAA